The DNA sequence CCGCGATCTTCGCGGGCGGCGACGCGCTGGGCCAGCTGTGGCTGTTCATCGTCGCCCCGCTGGTCGGCGGGGTGCTGGCCGCCGTGGCGCACCGGTTCACCCATCTGCACCCGGCGGCGGGACAGGCCGAGCAGGAGGGGGCGCCGCACCCGACGCCGGCGGCCGGACCGTGGGGACGGCTGCGCGGCGGCCACCGCCCCGAGGCGGGCGGCCCGGAAACCAAGGGCCCGGAGGCGGCCTGAGCCCGAGCCGGAGCCGCTCCGGGGACCCGGCCCGAAACGCCCCGGGGCCCGGTCCCGAAAGCTCCCGGAACCTCACGTGGCACCGAGCCCGCGAGGGGGCCCGGCCCGGGTCAGCCGAAGACCGGGCCCGTGTACTTCTCGCCGGGCCCCTTCCCCGGCTCGTCCGGCACCACCGACGCCTCACGGAAGGCGAGCTGGAGGGACTTCAGACCGTCCCGCAGCGGGCCGGCGTGGAAGGAGCTGATCTCCGTGGCGCTCGCCGTGACCAGCCCCGCCAGCGCGTGGATCAGCTTCCGCGCCTCGTCCAGGTCCTTGTGCTCGGGGCCCTCCTCGGCCAGGCCCAGGTTGACCGCGGCGGCGCTCATCAGGTGCACCGCGACCGTGGTGATCACCTCGACCGCGGGCACATCCGCGATGTCCCGGGTCATACGGTCGAAGTCGGGGGCCGGTGGCTGCCCGGCGTTGGCGTCGCTCATGGTGGTCGGGGCTCACTTCCTGATGGATGGTGCGCCCCAGCCTAGGCGGCCGCCCGGCGGGCGTTCGTACCGGTCGGGGGAACGGGGCGGGACGGACGCCGTTGACACCGCGGATGAGCATCCTGCGCGGGTGCTGGTATCGTAGATAAACGACCGGCCGGTCACCTGAGTGTCCGGCCCACAAGTGGAGGCTCCGCACTCCCACCTTCCGGTCCCCAGGGTCGGCAGGTCATCGGTCAGGCTGCGCCCCGCGGTGATATCGCGGCGGTGCTCCCGGTCAGTGAGGAGCCCCGCCTGTGTACCGTCCGGGGCGTTTTGTGCGCCACGGCGCGGTGGTCTCAACCGATACAGACTTACGCGGCAGTCCGCCAGGCGGTCGCGTGGTGCAACCGAGGAGGATCCATCAGCGCCGAGCCCCGCATCAACGACCGGATTCGCGTCCCCGAGGTGCGACTCGTCGGTCCCAGTGGCGAGCAGGTCGGCATCGTGCCGCTTGCCAAGGCCCTGGAGCTTGCGCAGGAGTACGACCTCGACCTCGTCGAGGTGGCGGCGAACGCCCGTCCGCCGGTCTGCAAGCTCATGGACTACGGAAAGTTCAAGTACGAGTCGGCCATGAAGGCCCGTGAGGCGCGCAAGAACCAGGCGCACACGGTCATCAAGGAGATGAAGCTCCGGCCGAAGATCGACCCGCACGACTATGACACCAAGAAGGGTCACGTCGTCCGGTTCCTCAAGCAGGGCGACAAGGTCAAGATCACGATCATGTTCCGTGGCCGTGAGCAGTCCCGGCCCGAGCTCGGCTACCGGCTGTTGCAGCGGCTCGCTGAGGACGTCCAGGAGCTGGGCTTCGTCGAGTCCAACCCCAAGCAGGACGGCCGAAACATGATCATGGTTCTCGGTCCGCACAAGAAGAAGACCGAGGCGATGGCCGAAGCCCGTGAGGCGCAGGCCGCCCGAAAGGCGGAGCGCCAGCAGGGCGGCAGTCCCGCTGAGGAGCCCGCCGAGGCGTGATCGGTCAGGCCCCCGGCCTGGACCGCACACACCGGAGCCGTACGGCTCCGGTGACGAACGTACACATATGACGCTTCCGGACGCCCGGATCGCGGTCACCCCCGCGCCCGCGGCCGCCCGGACAGCGCCCCGACGAGGAGAGAACGGCGACATGCCGAAGAACAAGACGCACAGCGGTGCCAGCAAGCGCTTCAAGCTCACCGGCTCCGGCAAGGTGGTGCGCCAGCGCGCCGGTCGCCGCCACCTTCTCGAGCACAAGCCGTCCACGTTGACGCGCCGCCTGGCCGGCAAGGTCGAGATGGCCCCGGCCGACGCCAAGAAGATCAAGAAGCTTCTCGGCAAGTGACGCCCCGCCCCGCTCCGGCGGGGCGAGCGCCAGACCGGGACCCATTCGTTTCCGGGCCGCGTGAGTCAGCCGCGGCCCCGTACAAGGAGTAAACAAGTGGCACGCGTCAAGCGGGCAGTCAACGCCCACAAGAAGCGCCGGGCGATCCTCGAGCAGGCCAGCGGCTACCGGGGCCAGCGCTCCCGCCTGTACCGCAAGGCCAAGGAGCAGGTCACCCACTCTCTGGTCTACAACTACAACGACCGCAAGAAGCGCAAGGGCGACTTCCGGCAGCTGTGGATCCAGCGCATCAACGCCGCTGCCCGCGCCAACGGCATGACGTACAACCGCTTCATCCAGGGTCTGAAGGCCGCCAACATCGAGGTGGACCGCAAGATCCTGGCCGACCTCGCGGTCAACGACGCGGGCGCGTTCGCCGCGCTGGTCGAGGCGGCCCAGAAGGCGCTGCCGAGCGACGTCAACGCGCCGAAGGCCGCGTAACCGCCGCGCCCCCAGCCTTGCCGGCTGAACGGACCCGCAGGTGCCCGGCACCTGCGGGTCCACTCGTGTCGGCGTCCACGACCAGGAATCGAGACCCCCACCCCATGGCCCCGCCCGAGCTGACCTCCCTCAGATCGCCCCGCGTCACCGCGGCCCGCCGGCTCGCCAAGCGCAGCTTCCGGGGCAAGGAGCGGCGGTTCATCGTCGAGGGGCCGCAGGCCGTACGGGAGGCCGTCGCGCATCTCGTGGAGGTGTACGCGACCCCCGAGGCCGCCGAGCGCCACGCCGACA is a window from the Streptomyces luomodiensis genome containing:
- a CDS encoding DUF1844 domain-containing protein, with amino-acid sequence MSDANAGQPPAPDFDRMTRDIADVPAVEVITTVAVHLMSAAAVNLGLAEEGPEHKDLDEARKLIHALAGLVTASATEISSFHAGPLRDGLKSLQLAFREASVVPDEPGKGPGEKYTGPVFG
- the infC gene encoding translation initiation factor IF-3, coding for MQTYAAVRQAVAWCNRGGSISAEPRINDRIRVPEVRLVGPSGEQVGIVPLAKALELAQEYDLDLVEVAANARPPVCKLMDYGKFKYESAMKAREARKNQAHTVIKEMKLRPKIDPHDYDTKKGHVVRFLKQGDKVKITIMFRGREQSRPELGYRLLQRLAEDVQELGFVESNPKQDGRNMIMVLGPHKKKTEAMAEAREAQAARKAERQQGGSPAEEPAEA
- the rpmI gene encoding 50S ribosomal protein L35, translated to MPKNKTHSGASKRFKLTGSGKVVRQRAGRRHLLEHKPSTLTRRLAGKVEMAPADAKKIKKLLGK
- the rplT gene encoding 50S ribosomal protein L20; translated protein: MARVKRAVNAHKKRRAILEQASGYRGQRSRLYRKAKEQVTHSLVYNYNDRKKRKGDFRQLWIQRINAAARANGMTYNRFIQGLKAANIEVDRKILADLAVNDAGAFAALVEAAQKALPSDVNAPKAA